The following coding sequences are from one Rutidosis leptorrhynchoides isolate AG116_Rl617_1_P2 chromosome 11, CSIRO_AGI_Rlap_v1, whole genome shotgun sequence window:
- the LOC139876253 gene encoding uncharacterized protein gives MRKPTGHMEKYSVKSEISRTYDDDGTAARTRPFSYEEIMLRRKKKKETENIDQPVVLKVGVSDCVESDKHVRREGGGGRKESESVKDQRVVSGAVASGRVESDKYGHRECGGGKKESGSVKDQRVVSEVTFSGRVDSDKHRHMEGGGGKKESGSVKDQRVVSVVTVSGRFESDKHRHREGGGGGGIKESGSVKDQRVVSDVTVSGRVESDKHRHREGGGGIKESGCVKDQRVVSEVAVSARVESDKQRHKEGGGGGGEKESGSFKDQRVVSEVAVSGRVESDKHRHREGGGGGGQKESGSFKDQRVVSEVAISGRVEYDKHRHREGGGGGGEKESGSVKDQRVVSELAVSGRVESDKHRHRKGGRGEKESGSVKDQRVVSELAVSGRVESDKHRHREGGGGGEKESGSVKDQRVVSEVAVSGRVEFDKHRHREGGGGGKKESGSVKDQRVASEVVASGRVVSDKHRHREGGGGGGGSSGKKESGSAKDQRVVSEVVYGRVESVRQRYGDTGGNELRDYKETKRVSSRAKEDKPKMREDKIVEREYKKSSNANIRSKIVNDDTKDGQKERSVHEKRKNQDRSTDEVDHEHVKRRAKDSAGKDSDRNVNRDREKFEHVSKRRTENGYDERGRDHESRNRHDYDASDRKEKKSTSEHREDIKSRRKRSRSREPERDKSRRSVSPSPQEHKQRLHDARDNEHLSSKDRNMSNNGSSSKSMRHDTSSSRLGGYSPRKRRTEAAVKTTSPISQSPPVKMESVLPLINKTELSNRHEVSGTVPIAPFMPKPTYGVLSLNASVDSVQLTQATRPKRRIYVENLPSSATEEAVMKWLNGFLRPYGVNHAQGASPCISCIVNKEKGQAVVEFLTPEDASIALSLDGKLFAGNILNIRRPKDYVETTTGVVSEKPVAGVVSVKNIVEDSPNKIFIGGISKVITSDMLMEIASAFGPLKAYHFECNADLDSPCAFIEYADQSVTVKARAGLNGMKLGGKVLTVTQATQDASLVEKHDNKPFYGTPVHAQPLLGKPTQILKFDNVVDPHSLSSLPESEIEELLEDIRLECARFGMVKSVNIIKQTSMPTTSETINVPKEANSTVNEVTEPSSSDTEQHKEVKEPMDVNNRYDDKQTDINNEPEKVNTADDNGIDGNKQESNATKDETDDTTMVDSVIENQNQTSSAIDQSELNDRKRTEDTETENEPTKRETQDTVKDESHELSEAFKAGCVLVEYKRTEASSMAAHCLHGRDFDGRTVSVEYVPFDVYRTRFKK, from the exons ATGAGGAAGCCTACAGGGCATATGGAGAAGTATTCAGTTAAATCTGAAATCTCACGGACTTATGATGACGATGGTACTGCGGCACGGACAAGGCCGTTTAGTTATGAGGAGATAATGCTTCGAAGGAAAAAGAAAAAGGAGACTGAAAATATTGATCAGCCAGTTGTTTTGAAGGTAGGTGTTTCTGATTGTGTTGAATCTGATAAGCACGTACGCAGGGAAGGTGGTGGTGGTAGAAAGGAGTCTGAAAGTGTTAAAGATCAGCGAGTTGTTTCGGGGGCAGTTGCTTCTGGTCGTGTTGAATCTGATAAGTACGGACACAGGGAATGCGGTGGTGGTAAAAAGGAGTCCGGAAGTGTTAAAGATCAGCGAGTTGTTTCAGAGGTAACTTTCTCTGGCCGTGTTGATTCTGATAAGCACAGACACATGGAAGGTGGTGGTGGTAAAAAGGAGTCTGGAAGTGTTAAAGATCAGCGAGTTGTTTCGGTGGTAACTGTCTCTGGTCGCTTTGAATCTGATAAGCACAGACACAgggaaggtggtggtggtggtggtataaAGGAGTCTGGAAGTGTTAAAGATCAGCGAGTTGTTTCGGACGTAACTGTCTCTGGTCGCGTTGAATCTGATAAGCATAGACACAGGGAAGGTGGTGGTGGTATAAAGGAGTCTGGATGTGTTAAAGATCAGCGAGTTGTTTCAGAGGTAGCTGTCTCTGCTCGTGTTGAATCTGATAAGCAAAGGCACAAGGAAGGTGGTGGCGGCGGTGGTGAAAAGGAGTCTGGAAGTTTTAAAGATCAGCGAGTTGTTTCGGAGGTAGCTGTCTCTGGTCGTGTTGAATCTGATAAGCACAGACACAGGGAAGGTGGTGGCGGCGGTGGTCAAAAGGAGTCTGGAAGTTTTAAAGATCAGCGAGTTGTTTCAGAGGTAGCTATCTCTGGTCGTGTTGAATATGATAAGCACAGACACAGGGAAGGTGGTGGCGGCGGTGGTGAAAAGGAGTCTGGAAGTGTTAAAGATCAGCGAGTTGTTTCGGAGTTAGCTGTCTCTGGTCGTGTTGAATCTGATAAGCATAGACACAGGAAAGGCGGCCGTGGTGAAAAGGAGTCTGGAAGTGTTAAAGATCAGCGAGTTGTTTCGGAGTTAGCTGTATCTGGTCGTGTTGAATCTGATAAGCACAGACACAGGGAAGGTGGCGGTGGCGGTGAAAAGGAGTCTGGAAGTGTTAAAGATCAGCGTGTTGTTTCGGAGGTAGCTGTCTCTGGTCGTGTTGAATTTGATAAGCACAGACACAGGGAAGGCGGCGGCGGTGGTAAAAAGGAGTCTGGAAGTGTTAAAGATCAGCGAGTTGCTTCGGAGGTAGTTGCCTCTGGTCGTGTTGTATCTGATAAGCACAGACATAGGGAAGGCGGAGGCGGTGGTGGTGGCAGCAGTGGTAAAAAGGAGTCTGGAAGTGCTAAAGATCAGCGAGTTGTTTCGGAGGTAGTTTATGGTCGTGTTGAGTCTGTTAGGCAAAGATATGGGGACACTGGTGGAAATGAATTACGTGATTATAAGGAGACTAAAAGGGTAAGTTCACGAGCAAAAGAAGATAAGCCTAAGATGAGAGAAGATAAAATCGTGGAAAGGGAATATAAAAAAAGTAGTAATGCTAATATAAGATCGAAGATTGTTAATGACGATACAAAAGATGGGCAGAAAGAAAGAAGTGTCCATGAGAAGAGAAAGAATCAAGACAGGTCAACTGATGAGGTTGACCATGAACATGTAAAGAGGCGTGCTAAGGATTCTGCAGGGAAAGATAGTGATAGAAATGTTAATAGAGACAGAGAGAAATTTGAACACGTAAGTAAGAGGAGGACTGAAAATGGGTATGATGAGCGTGGTAGAGATCACGAATCACGAAATCGGCATGATTATGATGCATCAGATAGGAAGGAAAAAAAGTCTACATCCGAACATCGGGAGGATATAAAGTCAAGAAGAAAACGATCAAGGAGTAGAGAGCCTGAGAGAGACAAAAGTCGAAGGTCTGTTTCGCCTTCACCCCAGGAACATAAGCAAAGATTGCATGATGCACGTGATAATGAACATCTATCTTCAAAAGATAGGAACATGTCAAATAATGGTTCGAGTAGCAAATCTATGAGACATGATACGTCTTCAAGCCGGCTCGGTGGCTATTCACCAAGAAAGAGACGAACTGAGGCTGCTGTTAAGACAACGTCCCCGATAAGTCAGTCGCCACCTGTCAAAATGGAAAGCGTTCTTCCTTTAATTAACAAAACTGAACTATCTAATAGACATGAGGTGTCGGGTACGGTGCCGATCGCACCATTTATGCCAAAACCAACCTATGGGGTTCTTTCGCTGAATGCTTCTGTTGACTCTGTCCAACTTACGCAAGCAACAAGACCCAAAAGAAGGATTTATGTAGAAAATTTGCCATCTTCAGCCACTGAGGAAGCTGTTATGAAATGGCTTAATGGTTTTCTTCGACCCTATGGTGTTAATCATGCTCAGGGCGCGAGCCCTTGTATCAGCTGTATT GTGAACAAGGAGAAGGGCCAGGCTGTAGTGGAATTTCTTACTCCCGAGGATGCATCTATCGCTCTCAGTTTGGATGGCAAGTTATTCGCCGGCAACATTCTAAATATCAGACGCCCCAAAGATTATGTTGAAACAACT ACTGGTGTTGTATCGGAGAAACCTGTGGCAGGGGTCGTTTCAGTTAAAAACATCGTTGAAGACTCCCCCAACAAG ATCTTTATTGGTGGAATTTCAAAGGTTATTACTTCTGATATG CTCATGGAGATAGCAAGTGCGTTTGGACCTCTAAAGGCTTACCATTTTGAGTGTAATGCAGATCTTGACAGTCCATGTGCATTTATCGAG TATGCTGATCAATCTGTCACTGTCAAAGCTCGTGCGGGTCTTAATGGTATGAAGCTTGGCGGGAAAGTCCTGACTGTAACTCAAGCAACTCAAGATGCTTCGTTAGTG GAAAAGCATGACAACAAACCTTTCTACGGAACTCCTGTGCATGCACAACCACTTCTTGGGAAACCTACACAGATTTTGAAATTCGATAATGTG GTGGACCCGCACAGCCTATCCTCTCTCCCTGAATCGGAAATTGAAGAATTATTAGAAGATATACGCCTAGAGTGTGCCAG GTTTGGCATGGTCAAGTCGGTTAATATCATTAAGCAAACCAGCATGCCAACAACCTCGGAAACAATTAACGTTCCCAAAGAAGCAAACTCTACGGTGAATGAAGTAACCGAGCCTTCAAGCAGCGATACAGAGCAACATAAAGAAGTCAAAGAACCTATGGATGTGAATAATCGTTATGATGATAAACAAACAGACATCAATAATGAACCTGAAAAGGTGAATACTGCTGATGATAACGGCATCGATGGTAATAAACAAGAAAGCAACGCAACAAAAGATGAAACAGACGATACAACAATGGTTGATAGCGTGATAGAAAACCAGAACCAAACAAGCTCTGCAATAGATCAATCGGAGTTGAATGACAGAAAGCGTACTGAGGATACTGAAACAGAAAACGAACCGACTAAACGAGAAACACAGGATACCGTGAAAGATGAATCACACGAGCTAAGTGAAGCTTTTAAGGCTGGTTGTGTATTGGTGGAGTACAAAAGAACAGAAGCTTCTTCAATGGCTGCTCATTGTTTGCATGGACGGGATTTTGATGGAAGAACGGTAAGTGTGGAATATGTTCCGTTTGATGTTTACCGCACCAGGTTTAAAAAATGA